ATCCCAGTGGGATTTGCAGGACCCACATCCTGCTTGCTGCCCCAAGTACCACTCGCCTCAAGCCACCACCTTCTCCTTCAGTGCATCACCAATAGCGCCCGGGAAAGGAAGATCAGCTCGTCCCTGCAGCTCCCCGACCGTGTGCTGAACTTCCTCAAGGACCACTTCCTGATGGACGGGCAGGTCCGCAGCCGCCTGTTACTCCTGCAGCCCCAGGCCCGCTACCAGCGTGTGGCTGTCCACCGCGTCCCTGGCCTGCAGCGCACCTACGACGTCCTCTTCCTAGGCACTAGTGAGTGCTCACAGCAGGGCAGGCTCAGAGTCAATGGGGCATAGCTATTGGGATGTGGGCCTCAGGCTCTGCGCAGGGCCTGAGTGCTGTCCATGTTGCAGGTGACGGCTGGCTGCACAAGGCGGTGAGCGTGGGCTCCGGGGTGCATATCATCGAGGAGCTCCAGATCTTCTCATCAGGACAGCCCGTGCAGAACCTGCTCCTGGATGCCGACAGGGTGAGCAGAGGAGGAGTCTGGGCAGCGTGCTTGGGATGCCCGACCCCTGCCCCAGCCAGATGGAGAGATCCAGGCTCCTGGCATAAGCTCTCAGAATGTGGGGGCCCGGGAGCATGAGAGGAGGCCCCCCTGTGGGTGGCTTTTGTGTGCATTCGAGCCGGGTGCAGCTCTGGGTGGTGGCCCTGGCTGCCCGAGCCTGCTTCTCATCCCCCGTGCCTGTGCAGGGACTGCTGTATGGTGCCTCACACTCGGGTGTGGTCCAGGTGCCCGTGGCCAACTGCAGCCTGTACCAGAGCTGCGGGGACTGCCTCCTGGCCCGGGACCCCTACTGCGCTTGGAGTGGCTCCAGCTGCAAGCTCGTCAGCCTGTACCGGCCTGCGGTGGCCTCCAGGTGAGAGCTCCTGAAGGCCCCACCCACTTGTCCAACCCTATGCACTAGGCCTCCGAGTGCCTTCCCTAGGCCCTCTGTGGAATCACCACACAGCCTCATTTGTGTCTACTGTCTGGGAATAATTATTAATCAGCTCCCCTTCTGACTCTCATTAAGTGTTGTAGTTCAAACGATAAATTATGTTTGCCTTATGCATCTGTAAAGCAGAGAGAAGATTTGGTAAAGTATGAAATGTCAGAGCTATGAAAAGCTTTGCAGGAGAATGTCAATTGGCATGTGAATGTAGTTAAGGAACAAAAAATAAGGGCTACATAACAGTCCGTTAACAAACCcattaagggaattccctggcggtccagtagttaggattctgcgcttccactgcagtggtcACAGggtcgatccctgattggggaactcaGGTCCTGCAAGTGGTGGCggccaaaaacaaaccaaccaacccattaaaaactgttttcaaaatcacttatttagatttaaaattttcatatagaaaaaaatagagataaataaaataaaaactacccTAATCCTACCACCTAGAGAGACTTACAGTGAGATTTTAATATATATCCCCCCAGATTTTTCTAcatgtgtaaaataaaaatacacatattttaagtaaatatgGGATCTGTCCTATTTGTAGTGTACATACTTCACTCAAGGGGATACCTGGTTCGTTTTATATTTCAAAACAccatgtatgcatatacatatgtacacctGAAGGCACACTCAAAAAAATGCTGCCTGCCATTCTCACTGGATGGTTGATTGTGACTTTTGTAATGTTTTTAGCCTTTGTGcttgtttttttccagttttctaaaAACAAATCAGTGCATGTGCATTGCTTTAAGAGACAGGTACATACATACAGATCCAGCTATCCTTCCTTACTTTTTCTAAGAGCTCAACTCACTGCTTTTGTAATTCAGGGTATtacagtaccttttttttttttttttttctttagtatttatttacttggctgcaccgggtctcagttgcagtatgcaggatctttcgttgcggcacaggggcttttctctagttgtggcacgcaggctctagagcgtgtgggcttagttgctgcgcagtgtgtgggatcttagttccccgaccagggatcgaactcacatcccctgcgttggaagatggattctttaccactggcccaccagggaagtccctacagtaaCTTTTAACTGAAGTAAATACTGTGTAGACAGAGGAGATGCCGGCCCAAACCCTGCGGGGTGGGGAATCCACCCAGGGAAGCCGCCTGCCTTTCACCCCTGCTTTGGGGCCTGGTGGTCCCTGAGCCCTTCCCCAGGCCCACATCTGCAGGGCTGCCTGAGGGCATGTGCTGCACGGAGGGTGGGCAGATGCAGTTTTGCGGGGGTTCCTGGCCCATCCCAGACTCTCTTTGGTCCTCAGGCCATGGATCCAGGATATCGAGGGAGCCAATGCCAGGGAACTCTGCAACGCTTCCTTGTCCAAGGCCCGGACTTCTGTACCAAGAGGTAAGGTGCCCCGTCAGAGGGTGGAGGAGAGGTGGGGGTCTAGTGTGCCTAGAAGGCTCCTGCAGCCACTGCTGTGTGTAAATGCCTTTCCTCACTTCCTCACCCCTTTCGCCCTGCAAGCAGGACCCTGGCAAGTGAGACCCCCAGTCCCCGAAGTCCCCAGAGTTGCTGTTACAGCACGAGGACCATAGTGCAGAGGGAGGTGGGTGAGCCTGGGGCTACCGTGGACGCCAGCCTCCCTTTACCCGGGACTGTGCCTCCTTTGCCTGCAGGCGAGAAGCATTGTGAGCCAGTCCAGTTCCAGCCCCACACAGTGAACACCCTGGCCTGCCCCCTCCTCTCCAACTTGGCAACCCGGCTCTGGCTGCACAACGGGGTCCCCATTAATTCCTCGGCCTCCTGCCGCGTGCTGTCCACTGGGGACCTGCTGCTGGTGGGCAGCCAGCAGGAGCTGGGGGAGTTCCAGTGCTGGTCGCTGGAGGAGGGCTTCCGGCAGCTGGAGGCCAGCTACTGCCCAAAGGTGGTGGACGCAGTGGCAAACCAAGCAGACCGGAGTGGCAGCGTGCCCGTCATCATCAACACGTCTCGGGTGAGCGCGCCAGCCAGGGGCAAGGCCAGCTGGGGTGCAGACAAGTCCTACTGGACCGAGTTCCTAGTGATGTGTGCGCTGTTCGTGTTCGCCATGGTGCTCTTCATTTTATTCTTCCTCTACCGGCACCGGGGCGGCATGAAAGTCTTCCTGAAGCAGGGGGAGTGTGCCAGCGTACACCCCAAGACCCGCCCAGTCGTACTGCCACCTGAGACCAGGCCACTCAATGGCATGGGCCCCCCTAGCACCCCACTCGACCACCGAGGCTACCAGGCTCTGTCGGACAGCTCCCCAGGGCCCCGGGTCTTCACAGAGTCAGAGAAGAGGCCGCTCAGTATCCAGGACAGCTTCGTGGAGGTGTCCCCGGTGTGTCCCCGGCCCCGGGTCCGCCTGGGCTCTGAAATCCGGGACTCTGTGGTGTGAGAGCAAACTTCTAGAGGCGGCCTCCCTCTAGGGGCCAGGAGTGCTCAGAGAGGGTCGGCTGGACCTCTGCTCCTCGTGGAACACAGCCGCGGTGCCCAGCCCTCGGGACTGATGGAGCCAGCTCGCCTGCTGTCAAGCGGCAAGGCCCCTCCACCCCAGATGGCCACAGCCCCACAGGGCCTGGCTGAAGATCGGGGCCTGCCCGGGTGGGCAGAACAGTGCTCCTTATGTAAACTGAGCCCTTTGTTTCAAAACAGTTGAAAATGTGAAACGAGAGAAAACAGTGAGAGAACACAGAATGCCATGCACATGGCCGGCCCAGCCTCCGGACTGGGAGGGCTTATCCAAAGTGGTTGTCGGAGACAGAGTTGGACATCCCACACCAACTGGCCTCTTCCACCTTCCGCCTTATCCTACTGCCACAGGCTGCCCCTTCTCATGGCAGAGCCAGGGGCCAGCTCGGGCTCCAGTGGGTCCAGCCTCGCCAGCTGGCCAAGTTGTTGCAGCCATCATCCTGTCACCTCAGGGACTGGAGGGCCACGCTGGCACCACAGCCCTCACGAGGCCCTGGGCTCAGACCCACCTCCTGGACCTTTCCGGCCTGTATCAGGCTGTGGCCacatgagagagacagagggcaGCGTGAGCCCAGGAGAGAGTATATGACAATGTACACCTTCCCTCGGAATTCCAGGAAGACTGTTGCCTGCCTTCCTCCATCCCAGCCTGCAAACCTGtgtcccttttccccacacttgCCCTGGCCTCCTCTTCAAAACCAGTCCCCAGTTCACCCCTACACCTTGCAGCCTCCACTCTAAGGGATGTTGATACTGCCCAGCACAGGGTCCCTGAGTTTATGTgggttttgtattctttttaataaaatgcactttacttttttttttttttttttaataaaatctaaAGAATTGAAATTGAATCGCGCCCCTTCCAAAAAGCAAAGGACTGTTGCTTTTTGAGGCTGGTATAGTTCTTTGAGTTCTGGGAGGTTCTAGGCCTCCTCTTTCAGGTGCTAGTGGGCCAGagccagcccagcctggccaACCACACCTCCCAGCAGAGCCAGGTTCTTAAAGTGGGGAGTTTAACCAACACACtgatggatgggggaggggatttGTTCACTTTACTTCAGTCCCTTTACTTTGCATCCCCAATTCAGTTCAGGGATGGGGCACAGGGGACAAGGTCTTGAGTTTTCTTGTTTTAACTTGAAaagaatttttatctttaaaatgatcatacagtaaaactaacttttttcttttagtacacAGTTCTGCAAGTTTTAACACATGTATAaattcatgtaaccaccaccacaatcaggatGCAGAAGAGTTCCACCCCTCATGTTACCCTTCATACTCACACCCTCACAAGGGGTGGGTGGGAAGCGTGGGGTACAGCCTGACTTCCTGCTGTCCACTTCTTTAGGTCCTTATTCCCAGTGTGACTGAAAGCTCCTACAAGTCCACTCCTTCCTCATGTCAGCGTTTCTAGTGTCACACAAAGGCTCAAAACTTCTAAACCTTTATTATTGATTAGTAGAAACACAAACAGCGATGACAATGACAGTGAGAAAGGGGAGAAGCCTTGACGTGGAGGACCCTCCCCTGTCCCAGGCAAGGCTGCGCAGTGCCACCTCCAGGCTGGGCCAGCTTGGCTGGCCCTGGCAACACAGAGGTAGTAACCTTGGCCGTGGCTCAGCAGTGCAAAGTTTCTTCGACAGGGTGCTGGGCCACACGCTGTGGCTCCTGTCACAGGACAATCTTAAAGGAGCTGAACAAAAGAAGAGTGCATTGGGTTTTCTGCTGgcagaggaaggtagggactaaACCCAAACTTACCTACCTCTCCCCCAAGACCCTTTGGAATGGGCTGTGTCCCATATCTGTGAGTCCCCTCTAGAAGAAGAGCTACTCTAATACATTCAGAGGAAGCAGGAGGTTTTCTCTAACCCCAGATACCACCTCCCATAATAACGTCGCAGACTCAGTGCAGCAAATGAGCACCACAGTCATACCTGGCAAAGTCTGGTGAGCGGGAGATGACATGCTGGAATTCAGAAAGATTGATGGTCCCATCCCTATCAATGTCAGACTCTTCTAGAATCTGGGAAAGGGAAAGCTTCAGGCCAAAGCCCAACCCTTCCCTCCTGCTCTCCAGCCCGGCCCAGCCGAGCCCGGTCCCGTTGCTCACATTGTCGATGAGCTGCTTCATCTCTGAGGCACTGAGCCGTGTGTCCTCACCCTCTCCCGTGAGGCAGTTCACGAGCTGGCTCAGGTCTTCTCTGTTCAAGGTTCCGTCATCATCAAAATCTAGAAAGCAGACACAGGAAGCCAAAAAGGATGTGGTCAGGATGAGCTCCGAGCTCCTGACCCCCAGCTCCCAAGCAGTACCCCCACAAAGACCATGTTGGAACGGGTGGTGTTCCACCCGGCCCCTGGTTCTTACCGAAGATGCGGAAGGCATAGTGGGACTTGATGTCTGGGGTGGCTGTGTCACTGAATACACTGAGGAGGTCCAAGAAGTCCTCAAAGCTCAGGCTGTCTCTGGTTGGGGAAGTGGAGAAGACCCTGCAGATTCGCTCCTTGAAGGGGTTGGCCTAGGCAAGAAAGCCTTCTGTGAATGCCACAGGATGCAGCCCAAGTCACACACTCAAACCCCACTGGGAAACTGGAGGGAACAGTTCAGGCTCTCGAGGGGAGAACAATCAGTGCTTTGGGGCCAGCACGGAGCTCAGGAGGACCAACGACCCAGCTGGGGGTGGCTTCTCAGGAGTCAGAGCTTAACCCAAAGGCAGGCCTGGGAGcacagaaggaagaggaaggcatCCTAAGCAAAGAGGACAAGATGGGCtggttattttaaaacaaaacatttcactgAGTACTTACTGTGTTACAAGCACTAGGCCAGGCATTTTGCATAGCAATTTTCACAGCAGCCCTATGGAGAGCAATCAGCCTCTGGAACAGGGTTTCTCAAGCTTTAATAAGGTAATTTAACTCCTCTTAAAGGATAAAACTTGTTTGAACCTCCAAGAATATGTCTGAGAATCCCAGGTTGCAAAACACCCTTCTATATAATTCCCTTGCATGATTTTGGTAAAACCCTAGCCCCCAGGAAATCAGGgctaaaaagggaaaagactagAATGGGGACCAGTGACCACATGATCTCAAAAGGAGTagcagagggaggctggggggctgGCACCTTGAGCTCTGGAAGGCTGAGGATCTGCTCCAAGGACACTCGTGCCTGCAGTGACTCCTCCACACTCCGGTGCTCCTGGGGAAGCAGCTCACAGAACCGCCTGTGGGCTCTGGCAGAAGGAGGGGAAGCTGTTGTCGTCCCTTCCTGAGTGTATTACATCCCCACTCCTTGCCTTGCTACCCATTATAAACCAGGTGAGGAGCTAAGCCCCATACACAGTATGTCTGAGTCTCAGGCATAAGCCAAGAGGAGATATATTACAAGACAGTATAGGCTGGGAGTCCATTCTTGCAATGGGTATTGACTGTGGGCCCACTGTGTCCCAGGCACTGAGCCCTGGTTCTAGACCCCCCGAGGGATAGAGAGGTCTGGGAAGGAGCCATAAGTTGGCCctgaagaacaaatgaaaagagCTGAACTGAAATCTCATTCTCATTTCATTTCAGGAACCTCCTGCTGCTCCTCAAAGCAGCTACCCTGAACTATCTACTCCTTAGGCACCATCTCATTCCCACTGGGATTACTTTTGCCCAGAGAAGCTCAGGAATCTTCTCACTCAAGTGCCCTGGCCACATAAAGCTTGCCCACGGCTAGGGAGGGGGTTCCAGTCCCAGTTCAAATCCTCCTACTCAGTCTTAGGCAAATTATCAAACTGTGTCACTGTCCCCATACCTCCGTCGTGAGGGTTAAATTAGGTAATGTAAAAAACCTCGTAGcacagcctggcacacagcaagtgctcaataagcgTTAATGGTTACTGTATTATTCAGGTAAAGGAGGAGCCAGGCTCCCCAAGGCTTCTCTGGCTTTGCCTGTAGGTAAAGCAGCCCAGAACTGCAGCAGCCCCTGCCGGACTGGAGCAACTTCGGTTATGCAGAAGCCAGTGGAGCGAAATCAAAGAGCGCCCAACTGGCTGGAAGCTGCGAGGTGACTCCACGGTGCACAGATGCGGCCGCCGGCGCCAGCGGGAAGGTCGTGCCGGGAAGAGGGCACAGCCTAGGGCCCGGGGCCCTGCACTCCAGTTCCGGCTCAGCTCCTGACCTCGGGcaggcccctgcccctccctctggcGGGGCCTCAGTTTGCCCACCTGTAAGACAgagcctcccccgccccccacgccCGAAGTCGTCCCCAGAAGATCCCGGAGGTGAGGTTCGAGACAGCACTTACAGGAGGATCTCCTGTTTGGTCAGGAACGTCAAGTCCTGGAAGGCAAAACAAGACAGGAGGTCAGCGAGCGGCCCGGGGCCAGAGGCCGCGTCCGCCGCCCTGCCGCCGTTCGGGGACACCCCCACACCCCCAAGCGCAGGGCCGCGCGCAAACTCCCTGGGGACTGGCGTCTCACGCACCTGGTACTCGACCAGCAGCTCCTTGGACAGGCGACTGCCCGAGCCCCCCATTGCCGCGCCGCGCGTACAGCTCCACCAACTCCTCTCGGGACGCCGGCAACTTTCTCACTTCCGCCCTCGGGCCGCGTCACCGCCCAGTCCCCGCGGCAACCGCTCCTGGGGCCACCGCCCCCAGGCCCGCCCCCTCCTTAAAGTTCCCAGGCGCTCCCCGCCCGGTTCAGCCAGCTGGATCCCGGCTCTAGGCAGTTCCCGGCGAGCTGGAGGCGGGGCCCGCGGCGGGGCCGGACGCTCCAGGGCGGAGCCCAGGCCGCACGACCCCGCCTCCTGGATGGGCGGGACGGGCCGCGCCGCGTGCCTGCGTGCAGGTTGCGCATACGTTAAGGGTGCCGCGACCTCGCTATGGCCACGGCAGGATTTCAGGGGAAGGTGTGCGTGTCCGCCTCATCTGCAGTACGTGGCGGCTGGGGCGGGGTGGCTTTGTGTGGAATCCGGTAAGGGGCATTAGGGAAGTGTTTGGAGCAAGGGTAACCGAGAAACCTCGTGACTCGCTGAGTGGCCCGAGGCGGTCTGCTGCCCCTCTGCCCAGCGAGGGCTCTTCCACCCAGACGTTACCACCGGGCACCTGCCGTACGTGTTGCAACCCTCATACCACCTCTCCAGAAATAACCATAACCTTTCTGCCTACTGAGGCCGTTTAGTGACGGCCCACTGAAGCGCTGTGCATAGCTTCAGTTCTTACAACAGTTCTGCAAGGTAAGTTCCCGTTTGACAAATTTGGAAATGCAGAGGCTCAGGGGGGTTCAGTGACTTGTCTAGACTCGGTCATTTACAAAGCCGTCTCTGCAGTCCAAGGCTCTTTTCAAGAATCCGCCCTGCTGTACTCCTCATTCCAGCCTACATGCTGTCCCCTGACCCCACCCTGCGTCCAGACTGCTTGCTGGGGGAGGCAGGGATCGAAGCTGACCTGTTTGCTCTTGTCCCCTCTCAACTCCTATGACAATGCTTGACACATGGTAGGCTCTCAATATTTATTggatgcatgcatgaatgaattaACCTACACTGTTCCAAAAGGTGAGGATCACAAGTTACTGCTTGGAGGAGGTTGGAGGTGcggttaattttttttccacatctttattggagtataattgctttacattgttgtgttagttgctgctgtataacaaactgaatcagctatatgtatacatatatccccatatcccctccctcttgcgtctccctcccaccctccctatcccactcctctaggtggtcacaaagcaccgagctgatctccctgtgctatgcggctgcttcccactggctatctgttttacatttggtagtgcatatatgtccatgccactctctcacttcgtcccagcttaccctttcccctccccatgtcctcaggtccattctctacgtctacgtctttattcctgtcctgcccttaggttcttcagaaccattttttttttaagattctatacaTATGTATCAgcatacgatacttgtttttctctttctgacttacttcactctgataAAAGACTCTAAGTCCacccacttcactacaaataacaatttcgtttctttttatggctgagtaatattccattgtgtatatgtgcccatctttttttaaaatttattaatttttttatttttcgttGCATTGGCTCCtttattgctgtgcacgggctttctctagtggtggcgagcacgggctactcttcgttgcggtgcgcggccttctcgttgtggtggcttctcttgttgcggagcatgagctgtaggtgcgcgggcttcagtaattgtgccacgtgggctcagtagctgtggctcgtgggctctagagcacagactcagtagttctgacgcacaggcttagttgctctgcggcatgtgggatcttcccagaccagggcatgaacccgtgtcccctgcattggcaggcggactcctaaccattgtgccaccagggaagcccatgccacatcttctttatccattcatctgtcaatggacacttaggttgctttccatgtcgtggctattgtaagtagtgctgcagtgaacattgtggtacatgactctttttgaattatggttttctcagggtatttgcccagtagtgggattgctgggtcatatggta
This sequence is a window from Mesoplodon densirostris isolate mMesDen1 chromosome 4, mMesDen1 primary haplotype, whole genome shotgun sequence. Protein-coding genes within it:
- the SEMA4B gene encoding semaphorin-4B; the protein is MGRGSRPPPPLLLLLLLLLLPPSPIRALAPRISLPLDSEKRSLLRFEVDHISNYTALLLSRDGRTLYVGAREALFALNSSISFLPGGGYQELLWSADTERKQQCSFKGKDPQRDCQNYIKILLPLNSSHLFTCGTAAFSPVCTYINMENFTLAQDVVGNILLEDGKGRCPFDPNFKSTALVVDGELYTGTVSSFQGNDPAISRSQSLRPTKTESSLNWLQDPAFVASAYIPESLGSLQGDDDKIYFFFSETGQEFEFFENTIVSRIARVCKGDEGGERVLQQRWTSFLKAQLLCLRPDDGFPFNVLQDVFTLSSSPQEWRDTLFYGVFTSQWHRGTTEGSAICVFTMRDVQRAFNGLYKEVNRETQQWYTVTHPVPSPRPGTCITNSARERKISSSLQLPDRVLNFLKDHFLMDGQVRSRLLLLQPQARYQRVAVHRVPGLQRTYDVLFLGTSDGWLHKAVSVGSGVHIIEELQIFSSGQPVQNLLLDADRGLLYGASHSGVVQVPVANCSLYQSCGDCLLARDPYCAWSGSSCKLVSLYRPAVASRPWIQDIEGANARELCNASLSKARTSVPRGEKHCEPVQFQPHTVNTLACPLLSNLATRLWLHNGVPINSSASCRVLSTGDLLLVGSQQELGEFQCWSLEEGFRQLEASYCPKVVDAVANQADRSGSVPVIINTSRVSAPARGKASWGADKSYWTEFLVMCALFVFAMVLFILFFLYRHRGGMKVFLKQGECASVHPKTRPVVLPPETRPLNGMGPPSTPLDHRGYQALSDSSPGPRVFTESEKRPLSIQDSFVEVSPVCPRPRVRLGSEIRDSVV
- the CIB1 gene encoding calcium and integrin-binding protein 1, with the translated sequence MGGSGSRLSKELLVEYQDLTFLTKQEILLAHRRFCELLPQEHRSVEESLQARVSLEQILSLPELKANPFKERICRVFSTSPTRDSLSFEDFLDLLSVFSDTATPDIKSHYAFRIFDFDDDGTLNREDLSQLVNCLTGEGEDTRLSASEMKQLIDNILEESDIDRDGTINLSEFQHVISRSPDFASSFKIVL